The Bombus huntii isolate Logan2020A chromosome 6, iyBomHunt1.1, whole genome shotgun sequence genome window below encodes:
- the LOC126866497 gene encoding antifreeze protein Maxi-like, whose product MKTLLLLFACICLAECGAGRKHTREQQAQGYEYEYAQESALSGPLVAAGPLAHGRGLPHPGFSVGGPLANIAKGAAEQAHTQLNNQHSAAGQAAFVAKNTLAQAASQSAATAAAALAGKQIVVQGLEQQSRDAHVAVDGENLQLQQAERAANAARTTAKQAMQQLQVVTAALNAAQATADRAAQAAAESAAELAAQTTMLGQAKARAESVDEQLTAARLDYETTQAAAEKAASAAAAAQNNAAAAAAHVADAAADSALLAHQPINPSPLPKLPPPRHGAPAVLDAGIHEPSALLAPGSLHQADALRSPAALHQAEALRLSSGLHEAAALQEAALRASSLLHEAGPALQSPSGLHRSELLSLANALPTDSYDIKGYRY is encoded by the coding sequence ATGAAGACGCTCCTGCTGCTATTCGCGTGCATTTGTTTGGCAGAATGTGGTGCAGGAAGAAAGCACACTCGCGAGCAACAAGCTCAAGGTTACGAATACGAATACGCTCAGGAATCTGCGCTATCTGGCCCCCTAGTAGCTGCAGGTCCACTCGCTCATGGCCGTGGACTGCCTCATCCCGGGTTCAGCGTTGGTGGTCCTTTAGCTAATATCGCGAAAGGCGCGGCAGAACAAGCCCACACGCAGTTAAATAATCAACATTCCGCGGCCGGACAAGCCGCGTTCGTCGCGAAGAACACCTTAGCGCAAGCTGCTTCGCAGTCAGCGGCTACCGCGGCTGCGGCACTCGCTGGCAAACAGATCGTGGTCCAAGGGCTGGAGCAACAATCGAGAGATGCCCACGTAGCGGTAGACGGGGAGAACCTGCAACTGCAACAAGCGGAACGTGCCGCAAACGCAGCGAGGACCACCGCCAAACAAGCGATGCAGCAGTTGCAAGTGGTTACAGCGGCCTTAAACGCGGCACAGGCGACGGCTGACCGCGCAGCGCAAGCTGCCGCGGAATCGGCGGCCGAGTTGGCGGCGCAAACCACCATGCTTGGTCAGGCGAAGGCAAGAGCGGAGTCGGTGGACGAGCAACTCACTGCTGCTCGCCTCGATTACGAAACCACTCAAGCGGCCGCTGAGAAAGCTGCGAGCGCAGCCGCAGCCGCGCAGAATAACGCTGCCGCTGCCGCTGCACACGTTGCCGATGCTGCCGCTGATTCTGCGCTTTTGGCTCACCAGCCGATCAATCCCTCTCCGCTGCCGAAACTTCCTCCACCTCGGCACGGTGCTCCTGCCGTTCTCGATGCAGGTATTCACGAACCCAGTGCCCTTCTCGCACCTGGCTCGCTCCACCAAGCTGACGCTCTCCGTTCACCTGCTGCGCTTCACCAAGCGGAAGCTCTCCGTCTTTCTTCCGGACTTCATGAAGCTGCCGCGCTCCAGGAAGCCGCTCTTCGCGCGTCCAGCCTGCTTCACGAAGCTGGCCCAGCACTTCAATCTCCAAGCGGTCTTCATCGCTCGGAGTTGCTTAGCCTAGCCAATGCTTTACCTACCGATAGTTACGATATTAAAGGTTATCGATACTAG
- the LOC126866496 gene encoding cytochrome P450 6a2-like, translating into MLLATWLISDILAISSVIIAGWYIYYKLHIFKFWQKRGVFYVEPTFPTGNIMPIVIGKRSQAEFFGDIYHRYKQHPLVGIYMLHKPFLIINDLDLIRDVLAKQFTSFHDRGFFCNEKTDPLSGHLFQLPGKKWRNLRVKLTPTFTAGKLKQMFPIMKDIGNTLATYLEEKAQTRSTIDVKDVFSRYAVDIIMSAAFGITCDSLENPDNEFRYWGKKIFDPKPLWNALIVWAPQVFDFFSIPYTDKDVTNFFINVFKETVEYRESNNIERKDFLNLLMQLMRNGYVEADDNSEAATLAINKLTMTEAAAQAYVFYLAGFETSSTTVTFCLYELAMHQDIQNKVREEIQTQLKKHGGDLTYDAVNEMTYLHKVISETLRKYPPVTVLNRICTNETTMEGTKFVIPKGIAVTIPVFGIHRDANIYPNPDKFDPERFSEENIKTRHPYAYLPFGEGPRICIGLRFGLIQTKVAVINALLKNKMTFAPDTPTTLDYEPGSLILIPKGGVHLTIEPLK; encoded by the exons ATGTTATTAGCTACGTGGTTAATATCAGATATTTTGGCTATTTCAAGCGTTATAATTGCCGGATGGTACATCTATTACAAACTACATATCTTTAAATTTTGGCAGAAAAGAGGAGTATTTTATGTCGAACCTACCTTCCCTACTGGTAATATAATGCCAATTGTAATTGGCAAACGATCACAAG CCGAGTTTTTCGGAGATATTTATCATCGATATAAACAGCATCCTCTTGTTGGTATATATATGCTTCACAAACCATTTTTGATTATAAACGATCTTGATTTAATTCGAGACGTACTGGCGAAACAGTTTACAAGTTTCCACGATCGTGGGTTTTTTTGTAACGAAAAAACGGATCCGCTGTCCGgacatttatttcaattaccTGGAAAAAAGTGGAGGAATTTGAGAGTAAAATTGACACCAACTTTTACTGCGGGGAAACTTAAACAGATGTTTCCGATTATGAAAGACATTGGAAATACCTTAGCGACATATTTGGAAGAAAAGGCACAGACAAGATCGACGATCGACGTAAAAGACGTATTTTCGAG ATATGCCGTCGACATTATCATGTCAGCAGCATTTGGAATAACGTGCGATAGCTTGGAGAATCCGGACAACGAATTTCGCTATTGGggaaagaagatatttgaTCCGAAGCCTCTTTGGAACGCTCTTATCGTATGGGCCCCGCAGGTTTTTGATTTCTTTTCCATACCATATACCGACAAAGATGTCACAAACTTTTTTATAAACGTGTTTAAAGAAACTGTGGAATACAGAGAATCGAATAACATCGAGCGAAAAGATTTCTTGAATTTATTGATGCAGTTAATGAGAAATGGATATGTGGAAGCAGACGATAACTCGGAAGCAGCAACTCTTGCAA TAAATAAATTGACAATGACGGAGGCTGCTGCACAAGCTTACGTCTTCTACTTGGCTGGTTTTGAAACATCTTCGACTACAGTTACATTCTGCCTGTATGAATTAGCGATGCATCAAGATATACAGAACAAAGTACGCGAAGAAATTCAAACACAGCTGAAGAAGCACGGTGGTGATCTGACATACGATGCTGTGAACGAAATGACTTATCTCCATAAAGTGATCTCTG AAACATTACGGAAATATCCTCCGGTTACTGTCCTAAACCGTATCTGCACAAACGAAACGACGATGGAGGGAACAAAATTTGTCATACCTAAAGGAATTGCTGTGACAATACCCGTTTTTGGTATTCACCGAGATGCCAACATATACCCAAACCCGGATAAATTTGATCCAGAACGATTCTccgaagaaaatataaaaactagACATCCCTATGCGTATTTACCATTTGGCGAAGGACCAAGAATATGTATtg GATTAAGATTTGGCCTTATACAAACAAAGGTTGCTGTAATAAATgctttgttaaaaaataaaatgacattcGCACCAGACACACCAACTACTTTGGATTATGAACCGGGATCTCTTATATTAATACCAAAGGGTGGTGTACACTTGACCATCGAGCCATTAAAGTGA